The following nucleotide sequence is from Echeneis naucrates chromosome 17, fEcheNa1.1, whole genome shotgun sequence.
CTTTTCATTgtcaaaaaaattcaaatgcgACTGGATTTACAGGTGAGGTacagaataaaaccaaataCCCCAGAGTATGGAAGCATTTTATGCATTTCCTGAAAGATTTTCTAGCTGTATCaatgaattatgaaaataataaaatcgCCACATCAGATGTAGCTCTACTGTATACTATTCTGATCATTATTTTGCTCTATtgttaaataattttatcaacatagacatttttttttttgtgacctaaaataatctttttattctttttattttttattttatatatctTTTATATATCTTTTAACACTGGTTGGTGATACCCACACCATGAACAGCGAGCATATATTCACTGCGAAAAAGAGAAATTGCACTTGGAGCTACAAAGTATTTCAGCAGCTGTTAAAAcctgataattaaaaaaaataataaataaataaaataataataataataataaaaaaaataaaaaaaaccccaatggGTTCAAAAGCCACAATGAAAACATACCTGGCTGTTCTTCCAAAAGTTTGATCTTTCTCAACAGATTGCTGCATTTCTCCTTAAGGCAGgtcttgtctgtctttgtttgctgCAAATCCTCAGCCCACAGCACTTTGAAGGCCAGCGCTTGTGGTACGTGGGCTGTCCAGGTGCCAGTATGGTCCAGAGTCAAGTAAACCTTCCCATCATAGAAAATCTGGTCTGTCCAGTGCAGCTCAGACCCCTCCAGTATACATTCACGAGCACGAAGAACAATGTGGTTTTCTAGGAATCAAGATAAAGACCattaacagagaaaatattcaaCTGACCATAGCATCCAATTGAAatacttttgtttctttgtagaACATGATAATTTTCTTACTAGGCAGTGAAGTCTGGTTGGTATGTATAAGACCTGCAGGGAAGTCATCTGTAGAAATGGTTTGGACAATGTTGTTGAATTTCTGCCTTTCACCAGTGAGAGGGACTCCATTGAACAGCACCTGCTCCTCAAGCTGCTGAGTGCCCACCACTACCCACTGCTGCACCTGAACTATGACAGTCTCTACAGAAGACAACCAGAACAACAAGCACTGAGGACCGACTACAGATTATAGGCCACATGAAGTAATAAACCAAAAGATGCAAATTGTGTTTGGACTTTTCACGGAAGTAACCCCACTTTAGAAATTTTGaaaccaaaagtaaaaacacttCCTGATGCAAATGCGATAACTGTGTAGTGGGTATGTGTGGAGCATAACCTTTATGGTATGCTCCACAAATTGTTAttgtaatgcattttaaaaatcactaatattttttttaaagtgtatAAAAGTAATTACATTGATCAAATAAATACAGCGAAAGAAAAAGTACTAACATTTGTTCTTTCTATCTACAACACCTAAGCCATCTCATGACCTGAAAACTGACTGCAGTTTCAAGGTAATATTAgcatttgttgatgtttttcattcatacaAAGCATCAACAATGAGCTAAAAGCCATCTGTTTACCATAAATAACCAGAGTTAAACCAAAACCTCTCTGCCACTGTCAACAAAACCTCACTTGTTTTAATAAAGACAAGATGTTTATAAGTCCTTCTCGCgttgcacacacacttttgaaATTTAATTAGGTATAAATTCAAAGTTTCAGCGAGAAGCATagtaaagttttattttatcaaagcAAATACAGCTAGGACAAAGGAAGTCTGGTTTCTTTACTTTGCATCTGCAGCCTGTTGTGAAGTTTAACGAACTTTAAATGCCATCATGAAGAGCAGTAAACaagcggtttttttttttttttgtttttttaggtttcGGTTGGTATTTCATAGACAACTCTGGGAAACGATGCAAAAAGACAACCGTCTTACCGACTGGAACAGAAAAAGCCTGCGACAAGTGGAACAAAACGAGCACAAAAACGCCGAGCAGAGTCATTTTTCTGCGTTATCCGGGTTGAAGAAGTCGGGCCGACCGGAGGAAGCCGGAGGAAGCCGGAGGCAGCCGGGTCTCTGGAGGAGTACACGGTCACCTACAGCTGCTCCGCTGATGCAGCTCTGCAGTGGTTACTTTCGTTCCCACCCGTTTTTCTTGGTGTCCCCTGTGTGAGGTACGGGGACCGGTTGGCCCACACCCGCAGATCCGGTCCAGCAGGGTGCGGACTCGGACCCGGACCTGGACGGCGGCCATCTTTCCCCGTACCTGAACAGGTGACCGCAGTTGGCCTGATTAATGCTGATTGTCGTCACCATAGCAACGATTAATGGCAACGGGTGAGGACGGAGCTTAGTTAGAGTATGTTTTATAATATTTAGGATGTAAGAAGAAAATGTCTGAACAACTCAGCACTTGTTCAAACTTAATTTAACGTAATTTTATAGTCCAAATACGCCCCTCCATGTCAGAATGAAACACCGTGTGCTTTATTATTTTGAGCTTTTCATCCTCTTTGGTTATAATTTGGTTGTTTAGGTGGTTGTCTGACACATAATTCCAGCAAACTGGACCAAATCCCAGACCAGACAGAAAGAGGGGCCGGTGGATAAAAccttattcatttaaaaaaaaaaaaaaaaaaggggcaaaGCAGGCAAACTGCCAAAGACACTTTGCTGGGATAGTAGGACATTGGTGAAAAACAACCAGGCAGGGCACATTAGAATAATGGGAAAttgcacaaagacagaagactGTCAAAGCCTGTGCATTTCAAGCACAGCTACAGCAGATGGATGGATTATTATTAGCCAAGACTGAACCCCTCTAGAGATTAGACCAGGCCTCTGGTCCGGTCTTGTCTCTGGGCAGTCCAGTGTAGTATCTGGCCTCTGGGGGGTCCGGTCtcattagcccagtccatcactcacaCCACGGACAActtagagttaccaattaaccggctccccaggccaggaaccaaacctgtgaccttcttattgagAGGTGACAGCGCCAACCACTACACTACCTGCTGCTCAAGACACGTGGCAGAAAACTGGTAGATCAGcaacctccatctgtattttctCTGGTCCACATGCACACCACAGTTTCAGATTTGTTCACTTTCTGCtgcatattctctgtgtaggaatgGCTCATTTCATTCGCGACTCTCTTGTTCAGTTGACTCATGGCTGCTGTGCAGGCTTTgtgtagaaatgagtgattTGTTCATGACTCATAATTACGGGTCTTGGGGTCTTTCCTTCATTATTCACAGCAGTAACGTGACCAATGCTGTTACTTGTGAGGAGAGCTTTCTGATGTTAGCCTGACAGTTAACGTTAGCTttgtagctatgggatggatgtttaatttgcatttACGCACAGCTTTATAGGAGGAAAGCAAAGAGCATCCCACCCCAAACTCTGTTCAGGTGGAGGAACCCCAGCTACAACGTGGGACACCACAGGCCTGAGAGCATTGACTCTCACATGGCCCACTCCTACAACAGCTTTTCCCCAGTCACAGTCAGACGGGTAGCACAGAACATTAAGGCAGGAAGGAAGAACCCCACCCTTTTGGATACAAGGGACacaaaatttattttgctttgggAAAAATTCCAAGGAGCTTTCATAAGCAAATGAAAAGGAACTGGAAATTCCTTGGTTGGATGCCCATAAATTGTGTCTtaataataagaaaatgtaattaatgtaTTTTGGAAGTCTTCTTAAACTAAACTCGACACAACAGCATATGTTTATATTAAAAGTCAGTAGTAATCCTGTATAAATCTAGCTTACTGTTCAGttacatttcattaaatgacttaatgtgtgaaagtgtgggGCATAACCTTTTAACATAATCGTTAGTCTTACAAGCAATACATTTTATCAGCAAAATTAGTGAGTTGCTATGATAGTCTCTAAATTCCCCTAACCCTTGATCATGAAAACTATTACAAATGATTGAAGTAACTGTGTGATATTTTTTGTCTCTATGATTATCTTCAtgcctctgttgttgtttggagtggctttgtgttttgttggtAGTTATTTTAAGCAGCTGCAGGCCTGTGGTGTGACGCAGCGCTGTCTTGTGTCTCGCTGCAGGATGAGCTCtcacctgattggctgagccGTTGTCAGGAGTGTTTACAGGAAACATGGCTTCCCAGTCTGTTGGAGAGCTTCAGGAAATGGAAGGTGAGTgaatttgaaatgttgaaacCGTGCTGTGGTTTTTTTTGGCCGAGATGGATTGGCATTCACGCGAAAGAACGAGTCCGTTGTTATTTGAGCAGGCCCGGCGGCTGTTCCTCCCTGGCAGTAACCAGACCTCCACCCTCCATCCTGTCGAGCTGTcgagctaacaggctaacaaCACGATTCGTTAGCTAACGTTATTCAGTCAACTCACCATTACTGCTTCTCTGTCTTTCACATACTTGACTCTCACtggctgcttttgtttattCTACCTGCCTGAAGTCGGAATTTTATGATAAAAGGAGGTCGATCCTCCAGATGACACGTTTCTCATTTTTGCTCGTCAGATGTCTACTGGGATCTTGTAAGGTATCCAGCTAGCGAACATGGTTAGTAGTATTCAGTCTGCGTTAATCTAAGAGAGCAAATCTTAAACTGCAAGCTGTCTTTGGGGGAGACACAATTAGCCCCTCCAACATGCCGAATGCTAGTGACTAATTTATCCTCTGCTAGCTGTATTTGGTTGGATCTCAATAGTCACGGTTCCTACCCCGGTGACAGCCAGACGAGAGGCTGGATGCTCCACATGGCACCCACCTAACTCCTCGGTGGACCAGATGCGGCTGGGCCGGGCctttgcttcatatttcatatacATCAGTTAAATGTGTCGCTGATACAGCAGGTAATCAGATGACAGCTCTGTATCTGGATGGTGAGACTAAGCTTCTCTTCTCCTGCCCTGCTGGCTGTAGTGGACCGGAGGGGTGAGTCTGAGGAGTCTGGTGATGAtgagaccaggaggaggagtaTCAATGGAGACATGGACCCCAATCAGCCTGCTACCACGAGTAAGTCAACACAACTCCAGCACGTCCGCATTAAAAGGGAAGCATTGAACGAGTCAATCTCGCATTTAATTGTACTCTTACATGAACCAGCACATATTGACATGGTGAATTTAAATTATATCACAACATTAAATAATTAAGAGTCTTCTCAACTgctttgaaaagttttttttttccaaaatctaATTATTATTGAATACAGCAGTTTTATTAGGTTGATTCAATCTTGTCACCTTTAAAGTTAAAGAAGAGTCTCCTGTCGACATGGACACCATAACCTTGGACCCAGAGGAAGAGGTTAGAATATTTGTCACAAAATTAATGTTTCACCGCTGTATCATAAAATGTCTTTCTATCTACTTGTCGCAGGGTGATATAGGATAGTAGTTCTAGTATGTGTTTATAGAGCATGGGGGTATCAccgttctttctttcttttctttttttaatgatgttctCTTATGAAACAATTTTCATTGCATCTATAGagtttttatcttgtctttaaTACTATTAGATATGGACAGGATGTGTTTCTAAGCTGAGTGCTTCCTTTCTAGGATGTTGATCTTGTTCACTGCCGCATTGGAAAGATTGAAGGGTTGGAGGTGTTAAAGAAAGCTAAAGTAAGTaacagctgtgactgatgacAGGTTATTCCTTAATTTTTCCTGTTTAGagaagtgttgttttttttgttagtttgtttttaataaattaaactaTTAAGTATACCtcttaattttcttcttttcatttctgtatcCATGCAGACACTCTCCTTACGACAGAACCTCATCAAAAAGATAGAAAATCTTGACAGTTTGAGCTCACTGCGGGAATTAGATCTCTACGACAATCAGATCCGTAAACTGGAGAACCTGCAAAACCTCACAGAGTTGGAGTAAGTTTGAAATGGCCAGAAAAGGCAAGAATGCATATGAGGTTACATTCAAAGACTGAAGTTGTTATAGGATAGTATGTAAAGTGATAGTTAGATAGTGGGTGCTTCTTTCATTTGGCTGATATAGAAAAAAGTCGCACCTCAAGTACAATTTATTCTTAAATACAAATTTCTTTCCTGATCAACAGGCAGCTTGACGTGTCTTTCAACATTTTGAGGAAGATTGAGGGTTTGGAGCAGTTGACTCGGCTGAAGAAACTTTTTCTGCTTCATAACAAAATAAGCAGCATTGCCAACTTGGAACTCCTCATAGGCCTGGAGATGCTAGAGCTAGGCTCCAATCGCATTCGGGTGAGACACTTGAATTGAAAAATTGCTTAAGTGTGGCATATGTAATGAATACTATGCCATGTTGCTATGATATTATGATGTAAAAAAAGACATTGAGGGACACAAGTGAAATGATCAAGACATCTTAATTTGCTGTGTTCACAGGTCATAGAGAACTTGGATACGCTTGCATCTTTGCAAAGTTTGTTTCTTGGCACCAACAAAATAACTCAGCTTCAGAATCTAGAGGGTTTACACAACCTGACTGTTTTAAGCATTCAGGTATTCCAATTCTAATCTTCTTCAGCCCTTGTTTCAAGAATGTTGCTTACATAATGTGATATTATTAATGACacactgggatttttttttttttttttccagagtaaCCGTATTACCAAAATTGAGGGTCTCCAGAACCTTGTCAGCTTGAGAGAGCTGTATCTGAGCCACAATGGCATTGAGGTCATTGAGGGTTTAGAGAACAATGTGAGTTATACAGATCTAACAGCTAATTTCTGAAAGGACAGGATGAAAAACTGCCAGTCATGCTTTTTGCTAACTGTGAAGACATGTTCTAGATGGTTTGTTCTGCTTGTGGTCCCTTACAGAAAAAGCTTACTACCCTAGACATCGCAGCCAATCGTAtaaagaaaattgaaaacatcaaccatctgacagagctgcaggagtTCTGGGTATGGATCAAttgtaacattttaaataattaaatgaattcgacctgtttttattctgttttaacAGAGTTGTATATTacaactttttcaaaataagtgcTAAAATTTACATTctgaattaaaatgttgattacattagaaatcagaaaataatacaTGTGATTTGTCAAAGACCTTATCTTTTTAAGGAAGCTTTATTCAGAGTCCTGTGATTATTCATGACAGGAAAAGGAttcaagttttcattttcatttatcagtGTCTCAATGATTTTTCCATTTgcttcacatttattttgagttttgcATGTATCAAGGTTGTTTAGAGGGGAATGCATCACCAATGTCCTAAGGTGACAACCTTAGTATATTGGATTGCTCACCATGATGTCTGgtcactttgtgtcttttttttacctGGAGAGAACATATATTAACaactaacaaataaaaagaaaagtttattaaAACACTATTATTTTCATTGCAGCATTACAAAAGCtatattttaaaattgatttcTATCAGAACTTGAatctatttatcttttattgtaTATAGTTTTTTATATTGCCTGGTTATTGGTGGATCAATTGCCTATTTCACAGTATTGTTAATCATACCTCTTTATTGactaattaatgaattatttcaatGCTCTCTGTATCCTCAATTTGTTTACAGTCCTTGGCTGTGCAGGAAAATACTAATCTTCTTCTGGGCCATGTTTTCTTTCAATCTTCCCCCAGATGAATGATAATCAAATAGATAACTGGTCAGATCTCGATGAGCTAAAGAATGCCAAGTCCCTGGAGACGGTCTACCTTGAGAGAAACCCATTACAGAAGGATCCACAGTATCGGCGAAAGATCATGCTGGCGCTGCCAAGTGTACGCCAGATCGATGCTACCTTCATCCGCTTCTAAACTGCAGAATACGACTCACCTGCCAACTCCAGTGTTCACCCTCTCTTCCGTCTTTTTCCTCCCTAAGGAAGCAAACATAATTTTGAAAACACATTGGCctcaataaatcaaatcatGACTCCATACACAAGTATACATTCCATGAAACACACCCATGGCTCACTCAACAtacatgtatgcatgtatgcacTCATTCACACTTTGatctctgcttttgtttgaaAGCTTTGTTTATCTATTAAGATGGGTAGGAACTGTGAAAGTACTCATTGcccatttcctcttttgtccaccgcacttatttttcttttatcattttgcaTGAAGGATGCAGTATGGAGACATCTTCTCTACTCAATCATACAGGGGCCACTGGCAGATTAAAACATGTAACTCATCATATTAAAATTGCACTGCTAAGATAAGAGAGGAATGGATGATGCTAATAATAGTgggatttcagtttttttccttttggtcgGACAGGATGAGACTAATCTCAAAAGGTACAGAGTCagtaaatgaacaaataa
It contains:
- the LOC115058012 gene encoding uncharacterized protein LOC115058012; this encodes MTLLGVFVLVLFHLSQAFSVPVETVIVQVQQWVVVGTQQLEEQVLFNGVPLTGERQKFNNIVQTISTDDFPAGLIHTNQTSLPKNHIVLRARECILEGSELHWTDQIFYDGKVYLTLDHTGTWTAHVPQALAFKVLWAEDLQQTKTDKTCLKEKCSNLLRKIKLLEEQPGIPLPRILIPILALSAFTGLIFISFFLSKNCGFRHPGGVIGSIIHYPMDMSQLSSNTNSNGYHTV
- the ppp1r7 gene encoding protein phosphatase 1 regulatory subunit 7, which translates into the protein MASQSVGELQEMEVDRRGESEESGDDETRRRSINGDMDPNQPATTIKEESPVDMDTITLDPEEEDVDLVHCRIGKIEGLEVLKKAKTLSLRQNLIKKIENLDSLSSLRELDLYDNQIRKLENLQNLTELEQLDVSFNILRKIEGLEQLTRLKKLFLLHNKISSIANLELLIGLEMLELGSNRIRVIENLDTLASLQSLFLGTNKITQLQNLEGLHNLTVLSIQSNRITKIEGLQNLVSLRELYLSHNGIEVIEGLENNKKLTTLDIAANRIKKIENINHLTELQEFWMNDNQIDNWSDLDELKNAKSLETVYLERNPLQKDPQYRRKIMLALPSVRQIDATFIRF